A genomic segment from Phaenicophaeus curvirostris isolate KB17595 chromosome 32, BPBGC_Pcur_1.0, whole genome shotgun sequence encodes:
- the LOC138732450 gene encoding LOW QUALITY PROTEIN: uncharacterized protein (The sequence of the model RefSeq protein was modified relative to this genomic sequence to represent the inferred CDS: substituted 1 base at 1 genomic stop codon), with protein sequence MATFPHNRAYTPATTDYQKAFIRVYLWDLAGIAEAARASILLQPALSDSRGAIDRDRPPLLPTDQGYWCYWTLMDSTEKEMVLRTARERVREDIRQGVVTGTVDQNFPLEDPMWDYNIMGGMRNLRRYQEWVVVGIQNAMPKTINWSKLYSVKQEKTESPSAFLERLKEVARKFTDLDVETEQAKAQLALIFLGQSQDDIRKKLQKLEGAELRDLDRLLEVAWKVYNNREKDSAQRQQWHLLAVMQSRSQNEFGNRDLESSEPLVKIKLGGEEVQFLVDTGATYSVLNDLYGKIGNKTTTIVGATGKEEIRPFMRPLELRFGGKELTHEFLYVPDCPVPLLGRDLLSKLNAKISFENGELIMQVPESNVGKILVVKENPKPQIPKKVEEAVIPTVWETSIPGKSKTAQPVIVELKEGARPVRIKQYPIKMEARYGIVEIIEKFLKFGILEECESEYNTPIFPVKKLNGEYRLVQDLRAINNITKDIHPVVANPYTLLTSVKEKYKWFTVIDLKDAFFCIPLDKDSRKLFAFEWENPYNGRKTQLTWTRLPQGFKNSPTLFGNQLAKELEIWTTQGKIQVPRTQYLLLQYVDDIFLATEQESLCIQVTIEILNQLGLNGYKVSREKAQIACTTVLYLGCEITQGQRRLGTDRVRAICAIPEPRNLHELRTFLGMAGWCRLWIMDYGLIAKPLYEAQKLPNLIWEGPQKEAFRKLKEALTKAPALGLPDLTKTFQLFVHERQRLALGVLTQKLGSWKXPVGYFSKQLDPVSAGWPSCLRAVAATVILIQEARKLTLGKNIEVYIPHMVLTVLEQKGGHWLSPSRMMKFQAILTEQDDVSLKTTNLLNPAAFLGAATEDGPLEHDCIEVIEHTYATRADLKDTPIEQPDQELFTDGSSFVENGTRYAGYAVTTQSMVIEAQALPVGTSAQRAEIIALTKALELSKDKRVNIWTDSKYAFGVVHVHGALWKERGLLSSQGINIKYQKEILNLISAVQLPEQVAIMHCKAHQGGDSKVAEGNALADRTARRIARQVQTMMALIPTKVSPLQDYLTQKPKYSEEDKKLANLMKANLNSEGWYVTTTGQIIVPPVIMRAILQAEHQKCHWGAEALVTYLKRSIISAQMLTMAKSVNSKCELCLRNNPVVRRRVEMGHIRVGMEPGDYWQIDFPKKQLRRALIWNRPVSLENSVHEIEPGDQVYVRDWSEEPLKERWNGPYLVLLTTFTAVKVKGIDSWIHYTRVKKAPKDWRVEVVGPTRLKLKSKFQSHVPMKRKLIQIFWEKVSGTCGAPETIYDSKGLGLDGYKQELQGTWKLKGKVSNKFYPQNPIRGETKLELTNLTLTDQGKYRCFVGAGSNVDYGERTLIINPLQDHGIKAGHTHYPAPLGSEALIYCLLEDPQPEEFGWIKEGKAVLSDKRHSIELRLGRILVQIIKGIKRSDLGTYRCQYQNATTFGYSEINITEARVKRAIELTQAPQEIYVQKKDAEENLMIGLIKDFARMQNTNCDLDPEEITIPPVKMALIVGCACRGFKVGGKVIQVPVNGIDCKYSTVRSMDRTDHCCVHMPNVTADVEYDISQLGKIEEEAEKEKEEIGQNWESKKKKEILQFPVIFVNEEPGEDSRKSKYTAVPLGRGFLVPGVQVSETSNGPSSPLGEVSVDFLVVRFPLSARTLATNGGK encoded by the exons ATGGCCACTTTCCCCCATAATCGAGCTTATACACCGGCCACCACTGATTAtcaaaaagcttttatcagGGTTTATCT ATGGGACCTCGCGGGCATTGCTGAGGCGGCTCGCGCATCGATCCTGCTCCAGCCGGCACTGAGTGATTCTCGGGGAGCCATCGACCGCGACCGACCTCCGCTGCTCCCGACGGACCAGGGATATTG GTGTTATTGGACACTGATGgattctacagaaaaggagatggtgTTGAGAACTGCCCGTGAGCGGGTCAGGGAAGATATTAGACAGGGTGTTGTCACTGGGACGGTTGATCAGAACTTTCCTCTTGAAGATCCCATGTGGGATTATAATATTATGGGAGGAATGAGGAATTTGAGAAGGTACCAGGAATGGGTAGTTGTTGGAATACAGAATGCTATGcccaaaacaattaattggTCAAAGCTGTATAGTGTTAAACAGGAGAAGACGGAgtctccctctgcatttttagagcGGTTGAAAGAAGTGGCAAGGAAATTCACTGATTTGGATGTGGAGACAGAACAGGCTAAAGCCCAGTTAGCTTTGATTTTCTTAGGACAGTCGCAAGatgatattagaaagaaattgcaAAAATTAGAGGGTGCGGAGTTGCGAGACTTAGATAGATTGCTGGAAGTTGCCTGGAAGGTGTACAACAATCGTGAAAAAGATAGTGCACAAAGGCAGCAATGGCACCTATTGGCGGTGATGCAAAGTAGAAGTCAGAATGAATTCGGGAACCGAG atttagaaagcagtgaacccctagtgaaaataaaattaggaggggaagaggtgcaATTTTTGGTAGACACTGgcgcaacatattcagttttaaatgatttgtatggaaaaataggaaataaaactacTACAATAGTGGgagccacagggaaagaggaaatacggCCATTCATGCGACCCTTAGAGTTACGATTTGGGGGAAAGGAATTAACACATGAATTCTTATATGTACCCGACTGCCcggttcctcttctgggacgggacttgttatctaaactaaatgcaaaaatcagctttgaaaatggagaattgaTTATGCAAGTCCCAGAATCGAACGTAGGAAAGATTTTAGTAGTgaaggaaaatcccaaacctcagaTACCCAAGAAGGTAGAAGAGGCAGTAATCCctacagtttgggaaacaagtataccaggaaaatcaaaaactgCTCAACCGGTAATAGTGGAgttaaaagagggagcaaggcCAGTACGAATAAAACAGTATCCCATAAAAATGGAAGCCCGATACGGAATAGTAGAAAtcattgaaaaatttttaaaatttggaatattggaggaatgtgagtcagaatataatactccgatctttccagtaaagaaactAAATGGGGAGTATAGGTTAGTACAAGATTTGAGGGCCATCAACAATATTACGAAAGATATACATCCAGTCGTAGCTAACCCATATACattgttgacatctgtgaaggaaaaatataaatggtttacagtaattgatttaaaagatgccttcttctgcattccccttgacaaagatagtaggaaactttttgcttttgagtgggaAAACCCATATAATGGACGAAAAACGCAACTCACGTGGACGAGGCTCCCACAAGGATTCAAGAATAGCCCAACTCTTTTTGGAAACCAACTGGCGAAAGAATTGGAGATTTGGACTACGCAAGGAAAAATTCAGGTACCAAGAACACAGTATCTTTTGTTACAATATGTAGATGACATATtccttgcaacagaacaagaatcattatgcatacaagtgactattgagattttaaaccaactgggcctaaatggatacaaggtttcaagagaaaaagctcaaattgcaTGCACAACTGTATTGTATCTTGGATGTGAGATAACACAGGGACAACGAAGGTTAGGAACGGATCGTGTTAGAGCAATTTGTGCGATTCCAGAACCCCGGAACTTGCATGAACTGAGGACATTcctgggaatggcagggtggTGTAGGCTGTGGATAATGGACTATGGACTTATAGCAAAACCTCTGTATGAGGCACAAAAATTGCCTAATCTcatttgggagggacctcaaaaggagGCCTTTAGGAAACTAAAAGAGGCCTTGACTAAGGCACCAGCATTGGGCTTACCGGATTTAACAAAGACTTTCCAGTTGTTCGTTCACGAAAGACAACGATTAGCACTGGgtgtcttaacacagaaattaggaagctggaaaTGACCAGTGGGATACTTTTCTAAACAGTTGGACCCCGTTAGTGCAGGTTGGCCATCCTGCCTGAGAGCTGTAGCAGCAACTGTAATTCTGatacaagaagccagaaaattgactctaggaaaaaacattgaagtttatATACCTCACATGGTGTTAACAGTCTTAGAACAAAAAGGGGGGCATTGGCTTTCCCCTAGCCGAATGATGAAGTTCCAAGCCATACTCACTGAACAGGATGATGtaagtttgaaaacaactaaTCTGCTAAATCCAGCAGCCTTTTTaggtgcagcaacagaagatggtCCTTTGGAACATGATTGCATAGAAGTCATAGAACACACATATGCAACAAGAGCGGACTTGAAAGATACTCCAATCGAAcagcctgatcaagagctcttcacagaCGGGAGTAGCTTCGTGGAGAATGGGACGCGGTATGCAGGATATGCCGTGACCACACAGAGCATGGTAATAGAAGCACAGGCCCTACCGGTGGGGACCTCAGCACAACGGGCAGAAATAATAGCCCTCACAAAGGCATTAGAATTAAGCAAAGATAAACGAGTAAAcatatggacagattcaaaatatgcctttggagtagTTCATGTACACGGAGCTTTATGGAAAGAACGAGGATTATTATCCTCGCAGGGAATcaatataaaataccaaaaggaaattttaaacttgatatcTGCTGTGCAATTACCGGAGCAGGTAGCGATCATGCATTGCAAGGCACATCAAGGAGGAGACTCTAAGGTGGCCGAAGGAAACGCATTGGCAGATCGAACAGCTCGGCGGATAGCACGACAGGTACAGACGATGATGGCCTTGATACCTACCAAGGTAAGCCCTTTACAAGATTACCTGACACAGAAACCGAAATACTCggaagaggacaagaaattggccaatttaatgaaggcaaacctaaattctgaaggatggtaCGTAACTACAACTGGACAAATAATTGTACCTCCTGTCATTATGCGGGCAATTCTACAGGCAGAACATCAAAAGTGCCATtggggagcagaagcattagTGACTTATCTGAAACGAAGCATAATTTCGGCACAGATGTTAACAATggcaaaatctgtaaattcaaaatgtgaactttgctTGAGGAATAATCCTGTGGTTAGGAGGAGAGTAGAAATGGGACACATCAGAGTAGGCATGGAACCAGGAGattattggcaaatagacttc ccaaagaaacagcTACGAAGGGCCTTGATCTGGAACCGTCCGGTGTCATTAGAGAATTCAGTACATGAAATTGAACCAGGAGACCAGGTCTACGTCCGCGATTGGAGTGAAGAGCCACTGAAGGAACGGTGGAATGGACCGTACCTGGTGCTGCTAACAACTTTCACTGCGGTAAAGGTAAAAGGAATAGACTCTTGGATCCACTACACACGAGTGAAGAAGGCACCCAAGGACTGGAGAGTCGAAGTAGTCGGACCAACGAGactgaagctgaaaagcaa GTTTCAAAGTCATGtcccaatgaaaaggaaattaattcagattttttgggaaaaggtgtCTGGAACTTGTGGAGCACCTGAAACAATCTATGATAGCAAAGGTTTGGGGTTAGATGGTTACAAACAAGAACTACAAGGGACATGGAAACTTAAAGGGAAAGTATCGAACAAGTTTTATCCGCAAAATCCCATACGAGGTGAGACAAAACTGGAGCTGACGAATTTAACTTTGACTgaccaaggaaaatataggtgTTTTGTGGGAGCAGGAAGTAATGTAGACTATGGAGAAAGAACACTGATAATAAATCCCCTTCAAGaccatggaataaaagcagggcATACACATTATCCGGCTCCtctgggtagtgaggcacttatTTACTGCCTCCTAGAGGACCCCCAGCCTGAGGAATTTGGAtggataaaggaaggaaaagcagttctaaGTGATAAAAGACACTCAATAGAATTGAGACTGGGAAGAATATTAGTCCAGATTATTAAAGGGATAAAAAGATCCGACTTGGGAACTTACAGATGCCAGTATCAAAATGCTACTACCTTTGGATATAGCGAAATCAATATTACTGAAGCCAGAGTGAAACGAGCCATAGAACTGACCCAGGCACCCCAGGAGatttatgttcaaaagaaagatgctgaagaaaatttgatGATTGGGTTAATCAAGGATTTCGctagaatgcaaaatacaa attgtGACCTAGACCCTGAAGAGATCACCATACCTCCAGTTAAAATGGCTCTAATAGTAGGGTGTGCCTGTCGGGGATTTAAAGTCGGGGGAAAGGTAATACAAGTACCAGTTAATGGAATAGACTGTAAATATTCGACAGTACGCAGTatgg atcgaactgatcactgctgtgtgcatatGCCTAATGTCACAGCCGATGTGGAATATGATATCTCGCAAttgggaaaaatagaagaagaagctgaaaaagagaaagaagaaattggtcAAAATTGG gaaagcaaaaagaaaaaggaaatactgcAGTTCCCCGTAATTTTTGTGAACGAGGAGCCAGGTGAAGACTCGAGAAAGAGTAAGTATACTGCGGTTCCGCTTGGTCGGGGATTTTTGGTACCCGGAGTGCAAGTGAGTGAGACGTCCAATGGACCTAGTAGTCCACTGGGCGAAGTGAGTGTGGACTTCCTAGTAGTGCGGTTCCCATTGTCCGCAAGGACGTTGGCCACGAACGGAGGGAAGTGA